A genome region from Streptomyces sp. S4.7 includes the following:
- a CDS encoding histidine kinase has product METSPPRAGHTRTTQGRLRGWNLTVFIPPLAVVGAVLVAADARNWWEATVLALGVLAALVVLERWTAGDTSRVVVPCLIVTAAVWPFGVLVADSHRAFYGMTIVVPFFVARLPRHRAAATVGLGAFVAAVGAAELLESPDDVPGVLLRYVLVPTAVVVVATCLMFANRRFYEIIEEAREREAELAVYRERVRFAGDLHDIQGHTLHVVKLKIALAEKLVRRDIGRVEEELREVHALVSDTIAQTKQLAYAQRRLNLSVELENAKNLFEAAGIRVRVNREGAVDERVDGLLGQVLRETTTNILRHAQATRVRITLSRSGITIENDGAPHAPLPRLGGLAALRERVGDSGGELTVEQENGRFLTAAEFSPLGAATPRRPARKDDNR; this is encoded by the coding sequence ATGGAAACCAGCCCCCCGCGCGCGGGACACACCAGGACGACGCAGGGCCGGCTGCGCGGGTGGAACCTCACCGTATTCATCCCGCCACTCGCTGTCGTCGGGGCGGTGCTGGTCGCGGCCGACGCCCGGAACTGGTGGGAGGCCACCGTCCTGGCCCTGGGCGTGTTGGCGGCCCTGGTGGTCCTCGAACGCTGGACGGCGGGCGACACCTCGCGCGTCGTGGTTCCGTGCCTGATCGTCACCGCCGCGGTGTGGCCGTTCGGAGTGCTGGTGGCCGACAGTCACCGGGCGTTCTACGGCATGACGATCGTGGTCCCGTTCTTCGTCGCCCGGCTGCCGCGCCACCGGGCTGCGGCGACCGTGGGCCTGGGCGCGTTCGTCGCCGCCGTGGGCGCGGCGGAGCTGCTGGAATCGCCGGACGACGTTCCCGGCGTACTGCTCCGGTACGTCCTCGTCCCCACGGCCGTCGTCGTCGTGGCGACCTGCCTCATGTTCGCCAACCGGCGGTTCTACGAAATCATCGAGGAGGCACGGGAACGCGAGGCGGAGCTGGCGGTCTACCGGGAACGTGTCCGGTTCGCCGGCGATCTGCACGACATCCAGGGCCACACACTGCATGTGGTGAAACTGAAGATCGCGCTGGCCGAGAAGCTGGTGCGGCGCGACATCGGGCGCGTGGAGGAGGAGCTGCGGGAGGTGCACGCCCTGGTCAGCGACACGATCGCCCAGACGAAACAGCTCGCCTACGCTCAGCGGCGGCTCAATCTGTCCGTGGAGCTGGAGAACGCGAAGAATCTCTTCGAAGCCGCGGGCATCCGCGTGCGCGTCAACCGTGAGGGCGCCGTCGACGAGAGGGTCGACGGGCTGCTCGGCCAGGTACTCCGCGAGACGACGACCAACATCCTGCGCCACGCGCAGGCCACTCGGGTGCGGATCACCCTCTCGCGGTCGGGCATCACCATCGAGAACGACGGAGCCCCGCACGCTCCCCTGCCGCGGCTCGGCGGACTGGCAGCTCTCAGGGAACGCGTGGGCGACAGCGGAGGCGAGCTGACGGTGGAGCAGGAGAACGGGCGCTTCCTCACGGCCGCCGAGTTTTCCCCCCTGGGCGCGGCGACGCCGCGTCGCCCGGCGCGGAAGGACGACAACCGGTGA
- a CDS encoding response regulator transcription factor produces MTTVVLADDEALLRKALAALLTLEDGITVVAEAHDGESAVRETLRHRPDVLVIDLEMPGVDGLGAVERIRRERPDQVVLMLTRHARPGVLRKALRLGVQGFVSKSAEPAHITSVINTLHGGRRWIDPDVSALAVVDDCPLTDREIDVLRATGEGYSAAEIADRLHLAEGTVRNYLSHAMQKTQTRTRHEAARYAREHDWL; encoded by the coding sequence GTGACCACCGTGGTGCTCGCCGACGACGAGGCGCTTCTCCGCAAGGCGCTCGCGGCGCTGCTGACCCTCGAAGACGGGATCACCGTGGTCGCCGAGGCACACGACGGCGAATCCGCCGTGCGGGAGACACTGCGGCACCGGCCCGACGTGCTCGTCATCGACCTGGAGATGCCCGGTGTGGACGGACTCGGCGCGGTCGAGCGGATCCGCCGGGAGCGGCCGGACCAGGTCGTCCTCATGCTGACCCGCCATGCCAGGCCCGGGGTGCTCCGCAAGGCCCTGCGACTCGGAGTCCAGGGCTTCGTCAGCAAGTCGGCGGAGCCCGCGCACATCACATCGGTCATCAACACGCTGCACGGGGGCAGGCGTTGGATCGACCCGGACGTCTCCGCGCTCGCCGTGGTCGACGACTGCCCGCTCACCGACCGGGAGATCGACGTGCTGCGGGCGACCGGTGAGGGGTACTCCGCCGCCGAGATCGCCGACCGCCTGCATCTGGCGGAAGGGACCGTACGCAACTACCTCTCGCACGCCATGCAGAAGACGCAGACGCGGACCCGGCACGAGGCGGCGCGGTACGCGCGGGAACACGACTGGCTGTGA
- a CDS encoding slipin family protein, which produces MVEGLVIGVIAAICVCAVLAMASARIVKQYERGVVFRLGRLREGIRGPGFTLITPFVDRLSKVNMQIVTMPVPAQDGITRDNVTVRVDAVIYFKVVDAADALIRVEDYRFAVSQMAQTSLRSIIGKSDLDDLLSNREKLNQGLELMIDSPSIGWGVQIDRVEIKDVSLPETMKRSMARQAEADRERRARVINADAELQASKKLAEAAGQMSDQPAALQLRLLQTVVAVAAEKNSTLVLPFPVELLRFLERATPAETAQAVDAASAALRSAPPTDPEAAPDKQTPEKQTPEKQAPEKPVEKQQVEKEQGRETTTV; this is translated from the coding sequence ATGGTCGAGGGACTGGTCATAGGAGTCATAGCCGCCATCTGCGTGTGCGCTGTATTGGCGATGGCGTCCGCCCGGATCGTCAAGCAGTACGAGCGCGGCGTGGTCTTCCGTCTGGGCCGGCTGCGCGAGGGCATCCGAGGGCCCGGATTCACGCTGATCACGCCGTTCGTGGACAGGCTGAGCAAGGTCAACATGCAGATCGTGACGATGCCCGTCCCCGCACAGGACGGCATCACACGTGACAACGTCACCGTGCGCGTCGACGCGGTGATCTATTTCAAGGTGGTCGACGCGGCGGACGCGCTGATCCGGGTCGAGGACTACCGGTTCGCGGTCTCGCAGATGGCGCAGACGTCACTCCGGTCGATCATCGGTAAGAGCGATCTGGACGATCTGCTCTCGAACAGGGAGAAGCTGAACCAGGGGCTGGAGCTGATGATCGACAGCCCGTCCATCGGCTGGGGCGTACAGATCGACCGGGTCGAGATCAAGGACGTGTCGCTGCCGGAGACCATGAAGCGGTCCATGGCACGCCAGGCCGAGGCGGACCGTGAGCGCCGGGCGCGCGTGATCAACGCGGACGCGGAGCTCCAGGCGTCGAAGAAGCTCGCCGAGGCGGCCGGGCAGATGTCCGACCAGCCCGCCGCGCTTCAACTGAGGCTGCTCCAGACCGTGGTGGCCGTCGCGGCCGAGAAGAACTCCACGCTGGTTCTGCCGTTCCCGGTCGAACTGCTCCGCTTCCTGGAGCGCGCCACACCCGCAGAAACGGCCCAGGCCGTCGACGCGGCTTCGGCAGCCCTCCGGTCGGCTCCTCCCACGGACCCCGAGGCGGCGCCGGACAAGCAGACGCCGGAGAAGCAGACGCCCGAGAAGCAGGCGCCGGAGAAGCCGGTGGAGAAGCAGCAGGTCGAGAAGGAGCAGGGACGGGAGACGACGACCGTCTGA